The nucleotide sequence TATGTATAATCAAAAATATATTGACACCAAAACATCGGTATGATATAATTTCGTCGTGTGATAGGTGCGCAAAAGGGTTAGTATATGTGCACTTATATATTTTTGACACGTTAGTTAAAGAGTTTAACTAATGTGCATAATGTTGCTTGTAGAAATAAATTATACATAACGATGGGGTGGAAAGATGGAAAAAATCAAAATTTCGGGCAAGTGGAGGCTTTATTATTTTGAGCAGTACGAAAGAAATGAGGTAAGCCCTGCCGACCTTCACGGCAGAGAAAGTATACCCTGCACAGTGCCGGGGAACGTTGAACTTGAACTTATAAATCAGGGAATTTTGCCCGAAGATATTTATATGGGGCAGAATATCAGACTCACCGAGGCATACGAAAAATATGAATGGTGGTACGAAACAAAAATAACAATGCCTGATATAAAAGGCAGGGCGTATCTTTATTTTGAGGGTGTAGACACGCTGGCGGAATACTGGCTGGACGGCGAAAAAATCGGGAAGTCGGAAAATATGCTCATTCCCGTTAAAATTCCCGTTAAAAATCCCGTTGCCGGTAAAACGTACACGCTCTGCGTACGGCTGCGTTCGCCGATAATCGAAGCGGAAAAAATTCCGTTCGATATGCTTAGCTGTGCAATGAGCTGGCAGGGAGAAATCGACGAATCGCTTCCGATAAGAAAAGCGCGTCATTCTTATGGCTGGGATATAATGCCGAGGGCGGTAAGCGCTGGTATTTGGAGAGATGTATATATTGCTGACGAAACCGATTACGGCTTTAATCAGCTTGCGTATTTTGTGAAGAATTTTTCGGCAGATGGCGGAAAAAATGCGGCGGTAACGTTTTTCTATGAGCTTAACGGACTTCCCGAAAAAGGCACCGAAATAGAAATTCACGGCATATGCGGCGAGTCGGAATTTTACTGCCGCCGTGCGGTTAGATTTAAGGCAAAATCCGAAGATATTACCGTTGAAAATCCAAAGCTCTGGTGGCCGAAGGGATACGGGGAGCCGAATATTTATAAAACATCCGTGCGGATTTTAAACGGCGGTAAGGTGATGTCTGAAAAAACTCTTAACGTCGGCATAAGAAAAGCTGAACTTAAGCGCACCGACACAACCGACGGAAAGAACGGATATTTCGGTTTTATCGTTAATGATGTTCCGATTACGGTGTACGGAACAAACTGGGTTCCGCTCGACGCATTTCACAGCCGTGAGCACGAAAGATATGACAGAGCACTCGGCTTGCTTGATGACATCGGCTGTAATATGGTAAGGTGTTGGGGCGGAAATGTGTATCCCGAACAGAAATTTTACGATTTTTGCGACAGGCGCGGAATTATGGTGTGGCAGGACTTTGCGATGGCTTGCGGAACGTATCCGCAAGATGATGAGTTTGCGGAAAAGATGAAAAAAGAGGCTGAAGCGGTTGTCCGATTATACAGAAATCACCCGTCACTCGTTTTGTGGACAGGCGATAACGAGTGTGACCAGATGGCTTGGCAGTATGCCGGGGGAAAAGAGAACAGGCTTACGCGCGAAATTCTGCCCGAAGCGGTCGCACGGAACGATTTTGCAAGAAGCTACCTTCCCTCATCGCCGTATATTGCAAAAGGACATTCCGAATTTGAAACGTCTGAACGCCATTTGTGGGGTCCGCGCGATTTTTATAAGTCGGATTATTATAAAAACACTCCGGCGCATTTTGCGAGCGAATTGGGTTATCACGCCTGTCCGCCGACCGAGTCTGTGAAAAAATTTATTTCGCAAGGTCAGCTTTGGGGAAATATCGAGGACAGCGAGGACTGGATTTTACATTCGTCCGACCAATGCGGAAACAACGCCAGAATGAAGCTTATGGGTGAGCAAATAAGGCAGTTTTTCGGATACACTCCCGAAAGCTTGGAGGAATTTTCGTTTTTGTCGCAGATTTCACAGGCAGAGGCAAACAAGTTTTATATTGAGCTTTTCCGCTGTAACAAGCCGGTGAAAACAGGTCTTATCTGGTGGAATTTGATTGACGGCTGGCCTCAATTTTCCGACGCGGTTGTTGACTGGTACTTTGAAAAAAAGATTGCATATTACTATATAAAGCGCGTTCAGCAGCCGGTGTGCGTGATGTTGAGCGAAATGGAAAATTGGCATCATAGGGTTGTTATTGCAAACGATACGTTAAAAGAAGTGACTGTTAAATATAGGGTTACCGATGCCGATACGAAAGACGTTCTTGCCGAGGGTTCTGCCGTAATTTGTGCAAACGGTATACAAAATGCCGACAGTATAAGGCTTTATTATTCTGATAAAAAGATGCTCCTTATTGATTATGAGGTTGACGGCGTTAAGCACAAAAATCACTATCTTTGCGGACTGCCCCCGTTTTCGCCTGAACACTACCGCAAATGGTACGGTATGCTTGAAATAGACTAAATATTGATATAAATAAAAATGTGACAGCGCTGTGCCGTGCAGGCATAATTTATTGAATATGAAGTGTTGCAGAGCAGATTTTTTGCGCGTATTAAAAGGGAAAAAGCTTACTGCGTCGAATATACGCTATTGTGCAGATAGGCATCAGATGACTAAATTTATTTACAAAGGTGAGATTATGGCGAAAATATATGAGTTGAGCGCGCACGGATACACGGCGCAGATTGTTGCGGACTACGGAATGAACTGTATAAAAATCACTCACGAAACGGGTGTTGACGTTCTTCGTACACCCGATGATGCGGACGTTTTGCAATCGCAGGTTTTATACGGTATGCCCGTTTTGTTTTTCCCCAACAGAATATCGGGCGGACGGTTTGAGTTTGAGGGAAGGTGGTACATTTTGCCGATAAACGAGCCGAAGCTCAACAACTTTTGCCACGGCGATTTGCACAAGCTTGCGTTTGATGTAACCGAGTGTGACAAAACGCATATTATCGGCATTTACACCGCGTCTGACGAAAATAAATATATGACTTTTCCGCACACTTTTGAGTTTAAAATTTGGTACGAAATTCTTCCCGACGGAGTGCATCAGAATGTATCGGTTAAAAACACATCTGACAAAAATATGCCGTTTGCGCTCGCGTTTCACACGACATTTAATTTAAGCGACGGCGACAGGGTGAAAATTCCCGTGCGCAGAAAAGTTTTGCGAAATTCCGAAACGTACCTTCCGACGGGTGAATTTGAGGACGCTTTTGATGAAAAAAACGCACTTTTGCAGGGAGATTTTCTGCCGTACGGCACGGCGGTGAGCGCATTATACGAGGTGTCGGACGGCGGATTTGTGCTGTATAAAAACAAAGAAAACGTATATGTTACGTACACTGCTGACGAAAAATACAAATACTGTATGCTCTTTAACGGCGACGGCACAAAATTTGTGTGCACCGAACCGCAGACATGGATTACAAACTGCCCGAATTTGCCTGTTGACCGCAAAAAATGCGGATTTGATTTTATAGCGCCGAACGCGGTTAAGACGTACAAATCTGTTATAGGAGTCAGTAAAAAATAAAACGTTATTTACATAAAAAAAGAGCATTTGTATTGAATGCTCTTTTTTTGCGCAATTCTCTTTTTGTGCAAAATGAAATATCCGCCCGAAAACGAGCGGATATTTATTAAAAATTATTGGTTTTTGGATTCTTCAAAGCATTTGCTGCAAAGAACAGGTCTGTCGCCCTTCGGCTCAAACGGAACAACCGCCTCGCCGCCGCAGTTTGAACAAACTACCGTATACATTTTTTTGCTGTTTTTAAAGCTTTCTTTTCTTGCCTTTCTGCAGTCGGGGCATCTTAACGGCTCGTTTTCAAAGCCTTTTTCAGCATAAAACTCCTGCTCGCCCGCGGTGAAAATGAAATCATTTCCGCAATCCTTACATACCAGTGTTTTGTCTTCGTACATTTCCTTTACCTCACTTTAGAAAAATAATATTTAATTCCGAAATGGAATAAAACATAAAAACATAGTGCGCCTACTGCAAAAATTTTGCAACCTTGCGTTTAATACGCTGAAGCGCATTGTCAATCGACTTTTCGCTTTTTTTCACTATTTTGGCAATTTCAACATAGCTTTTGCCGTCGAGATAAAGCGATAAAACATTCCATTCGAGCTTGCTCAAATTTTTTGACATTTTCTCGCGCAGTGACATAAAATGCTCTTTTGTAATCACTATTTCTTCGGGGTCAAAAACCTTTTTTTCCGAAATTGTATCAAGCAAAGTCTGTTCGGCGTCGTCGTCGAAAACAGGTCTGTTAAGCGAAATGTACGAGTTAAGCGGAATATGCTTCTGCCGTGTTGCCGTTTTTATGGCGGTGATAATCTGCCGTGTTATGCAAAGCTCGGCAAACGCCTTAAACGACGCAGTTTTGCTGCCGTTAAAATCTCTTACCGCTTTAAAAAGACCAATCATACCCTCCTGAACAATATCCTCTTGTGCAGCGCCTATAAGAAAATACGTTCTCGCTCTTGATTTAACAAGATTTTTGTACTTTTCGATTATGTATTCGGTGGCGCTGTCATTTCCTGCCTTTGCCGCGGAAACAATTTCCTCGTCGGACATTCCGTTAAAATCCGCACAACCGCACTGCGCGTCATAAGACATACAAAGCGCCTCCTTCCTCCAAGTACACTATTTAATTTTACATAAAATTTTTTTGCTTGTCAAGTTTTTGTTTTAATTTTGTCCGTATTTTACATCTGACGCGGTTCTAATTGGTGAAAATGCCGAATATACTGTATAAAAACGGGGGAGAAAATATGATTTGTACTTATGATTTGCGCGGTGTTCTGCCTTTTGTGTCACCGCGGATAAGAGAGGTTTTGAAGAAAATTGAAAATTTTGATAACGTGTGTGAAATCCGTATCGGCAAAAATATGCCTCTTTCGCTTTCGCTTGTCCGCGGTGCGGTGTTTGTGAGCGAAAACGGCAAATTTTTAAATTCGCCGTGCGGTGCGTTTATTGCGGACGGGCGTGATATTGAAAAAACGCTTGAGCTTATGACAAACGGCTCGGTTTACGCGGTTGCAGACGAGATAAAAAACGGCTTTATTACGCTTGACGGAGGGTACCGCGTCGGAATTTGCGGAAGTGCGGTTTTAAACGGCGGAAAGGTTTCATATATTAAGGATATTTCCTTTTTGAATATCAGAATAAAGCGCGAGGTTTTCGGCTGTGCAGACAAGCTTGCGGAGTATATCACCGACGGCGGAGGCATTAAAAGCACGCTGATAATCGGCGGGCCTCACAGCGGAAAAACCACCGTTATACGCGACCTTGCGCGGATTTTGTCCGACAGATTTTTATACCGTGTCGCGGTTGCGGACGAGCGCGGAGAAATTGCCGCGTCGGTTAACGGAACGGCGAAAAACAACGTCGGTGCGCTCACCTGCGTTATGAATATGTGCCCGAAACGTGACGCATTAAATATGCTGGTGCGCTCGCTCGCGCCCGAGGTGATAATCGTTGACGAAATAGGCAGTGACGCGGATTTTTTTGCGGTGAAAAACGCTGTAATGTCGGGTGTTTCGGTTGTTGCGGCAAAGCACGGCGCAAGTTTTTCGGACGCGGAAAAATTTTTAAAAATTTTCGGCTGTGCAGCGCTCCTTTCGCGCGAAAACGTCGGGCAAATACAGAAAATTATACAAACGGGTGATAAATATGCTTAAATTTCTATCGTGCGCGCTGGTGCTTTTTTCAAGCACCTTTTTGGGATTTTTAAAAGCGGCGGATTTTGAAAAAAGAGAGAAAATTTTAAGATGTTTCATATCGGATTTGGAATTTATAAAAAACGAAATAACGCACCTTAAAACGCCGATTTTTGAGGTTTTGCAAAAGCTTGGGAATTCAAACGGCGAAACGGGCGCGTTTTACCGCGAGGTTGCGGAAAAATTTGTGCAAAACAAAGATATGCCGTTATCCGAAATATTTGACGCGGAAACAGATAAAATAAACGAATATTTTCCGCTTAAAAAAGGCGACGGCGACGGGCTTCATTTTCTTGCGCGTTCGCTCGGAAAGAGCGACACCGACGGGCAGAGCGCGCTGATTTTGCAGGCGGAAAGAGCATTAAATATGCGTCTTGACGAGGCGGTGAGCGACAAAAACAAAAACGCGCGCCTTTATAAAAGTTTGGGATTTTACTTTGGAATTTTGCTTGTGATAATGTTTTTTTAGGCGAAGAAAACGGAGGTCAAAATGAGTGTGGATTTAATTTTTCAAATTGCTGCAATCGGCATACTTGTGTCGGTGTTAAATCAGGTGCTTATCCGCTCGGGGCGCGAGGAACAGGCGATGATGACAACCCTTGCCGGGCTGATTTTCGTTCTGCTCATAATCGTTCGGCAGATAAGTATGCTTTTTGAAACGGTAAAATCCGTATTCGGGCTTTAGGCTATGGAGGCGGTTAAAATAAGTGCCGCGGCGGTTGTCGGCGTGCTTCTTATCACTGCAATAAAGCCGTTCCGCAAGGATTTTGCCGTTGCCTTGTCAATCCTTACGGGTATTGTGATTTTCGGATATATTTTCGTATACCTCAAATCGGCGGTCGGCACAGTGGGCGATATTATGGCGCGGTTTAACATAAACGGCACGGCGGTTGAAGTGATTTTCAAAATAATCTGCGTTGCGTACATCTGCGAGTTTGCGTCGGGCATTTGCAAGGACGCGGGCGAGGGCGCGGTAGCGTCGAAGGTGGAAACGGGCGGAAAACTCATTATCGTATACCTTTCAATGCCGATTATAACGTCGCTTATCGACCTTCTTGCAAATTTTTTGTAGACGGAGGAAAAAATGTGAAAAAACCAATGAAATTATTTGTGAAATTTTTGATTTCGTGCCTTGCTGTTTTATGCGTTTTTTCGCTTTCGCAAAGCTGTTTTGCAGATTCCGTTTCAGATGAATTTTTCGGTTCCGATGCGGTTGATATTATCGGCGAAAAGGCGAGGAACGAAAACACCGACAAGGTGTACGGAGGATTTGATTTTGCCGAATTTACAAAGGAAATTTTAAACGGAAACGTTTTTCAGCCGAAAAAAATCGTCGGCAAAGCAATGAAAATTATTTTCGGTGCGGTTATGGAAAACGCGCATATGCTTGTTGTTTTGATTGCCCTTGCACTGGTTGGCGGAATAATTTCAAATCTTCAAAGCTCGTTCAATGCAAAATCAACCGCTGAAACGGCATTTTTCGCGTTTTACACAATGTATTCGGGAATTTTGACGGTGTGCGTTTACAACTGCCTTGAAAGCGCACGGCAGACAGTGGAGGCGCAAAGCGCATTTTTGCAGGCGGCGACGCCGACGTACATAGGAATGATGATTGCGAGCGGTTCGGTGCTGAAATCCGCCGCGTCAAAGCCGGTGATTTTGTATTTTATTTCGCTTATTTCAATCGCAGTGAAAGATTTTTTCATTCCGTTTTCGTTTATGATTTTCATTTTGTCGGTGATAAACAACCTGTCGGGCAAAATGCAGATAACAAAGCTTGTGAGCCTTTTGCGCCTTATTGTTACAAGGTCGCTTACCGCGCTGATGACGGTGTTTGTGACGCTTTTGACTCTTTCGGGAATGAGCGCGCAGAGTGCTGATACGTTAAGCGTGCGCGCGGCAAAATACGCGGCGCAGAATTTCGTTCCCGTTGTGGGAAACGTTTTGTCAAGCACCATCGACACGGTTTACGCGTCGGCGTCGGTTTTGCGCAGTGCGCTCGGTGTTGCCGGTATTGTCACGGTTGCGCTTTTGTGCGCCTATCCCGTGCTTAAATTCGGCGCGCTGATTTTTTTATACAAGCTTGCCGCGGCGATAATTGAACCGCTCGCCGACAAACGCATTTCAAACGCGGTGAACGAGGCGGCAAACGGAATTTCGCTTTTATTTTCGCTCCTTGTGTGCGTTGCGGTGGTGTTTTCGCTTTCAATAGCGTATCTTGCGGAATTTGCGATGGGGGTGGGATAAACGGAACAGATAAAAGCTTATGTTTTAAGCGTTGCAGGAGTTTTGATTTTAAGCGTTCTCACCGAGGCGGTTATGCCGTCGGGGACGTTCGGAAAATACGTCAAAACCGCGCTGGGACTTGTGATTTTGGTAACGCTTGCATATCCTGCGCTGAAATTTTCCGACTTTGACGCGCTGTATGAAAAATATGCGTTTTACGGCGGAACACCCGACGCGGAGGAAACCGCGGTATTTGACACCGAAAAAATCATAAAAGATGAGTTTGAACGGAAAATATGCGCGGTTATACAAGACGACATAAAAGAAAAGTTTTCGGAAAACTGCGGAATTTCGGCGGATTACGACGGCGGAAAATGCACAAAAATTTATATTTCGTGCGGTGATGGGAATTTTGACAAGATAAGCGGTTACATATCGCAGAAATACGGCTTGCAATGTGCGAAAAATGAAAAAACGGGGTATTAAAATGGATATTATGCCTTTTATTAAAAACTTTTCGTTTAAAAAGAATAAAAACACGCTTTTTATAATATTACTTATAGGAGTGCTGATGCTTGTTTGCTCAAAGTCGCTTTTTGCGTCCGAAAAGCCGAAAAACGATA is from Qingrenia yutianensis and encodes:
- a CDS encoding glycoside hydrolase family 2 protein, translating into MEKIKISGKWRLYYFEQYERNEVSPADLHGRESIPCTVPGNVELELINQGILPEDIYMGQNIRLTEAYEKYEWWYETKITMPDIKGRAYLYFEGVDTLAEYWLDGEKIGKSENMLIPVKIPVKNPVAGKTYTLCVRLRSPIIEAEKIPFDMLSCAMSWQGEIDESLPIRKARHSYGWDIMPRAVSAGIWRDVYIADETDYGFNQLAYFVKNFSADGGKNAAVTFFYELNGLPEKGTEIEIHGICGESEFYCRRAVRFKAKSEDITVENPKLWWPKGYGEPNIYKTSVRILNGGKVMSEKTLNVGIRKAELKRTDTTDGKNGYFGFIVNDVPITVYGTNWVPLDAFHSREHERYDRALGLLDDIGCNMVRCWGGNVYPEQKFYDFCDRRGIMVWQDFAMACGTYPQDDEFAEKMKKEAEAVVRLYRNHPSLVLWTGDNECDQMAWQYAGGKENRLTREILPEAVARNDFARSYLPSSPYIAKGHSEFETSERHLWGPRDFYKSDYYKNTPAHFASELGYHACPPTESVKKFISQGQLWGNIEDSEDWILHSSDQCGNNARMKLMGEQIRQFFGYTPESLEEFSFLSQISQAEANKFYIELFRCNKPVKTGLIWWNLIDGWPQFSDAVVDWYFEKKIAYYYIKRVQQPVCVMLSEMENWHHRVVIANDTLKEVTVKYRVTDADTKDVLAEGSAVICANGIQNADSIRLYYSDKKMLLIDYEVDGVKHKNHYLCGLPPFSPEHYRKWYGMLEID
- a CDS encoding aldose 1-epimerase; translation: MTKFIYKGEIMAKIYELSAHGYTAQIVADYGMNCIKITHETGVDVLRTPDDADVLQSQVLYGMPVLFFPNRISGGRFEFEGRWYILPINEPKLNNFCHGDLHKLAFDVTECDKTHIIGIYTASDENKYMTFPHTFEFKIWYEILPDGVHQNVSVKNTSDKNMPFALAFHTTFNLSDGDRVKIPVRRKVLRNSETYLPTGEFEDAFDEKNALLQGDFLPYGTAVSALYEVSDGGFVLYKNKENVYVTYTADEKYKYCMLFNGDGTKFVCTEPQTWITNCPNLPVDRKKCGFDFIAPNAVKTYKSVIGVSKK
- a CDS encoding zinc-ribbon domain containing protein, coding for MYEDKTLVCKDCGNDFIFTAGEQEFYAEKGFENEPLRCPDCRKARKESFKNSKKMYTVVCSNCGGEAVVPFEPKGDRPVLCSKCFEESKNQ
- the sigH gene encoding RNA polymerase sporulation sigma factor SigH, translating into MSYDAQCGCADFNGMSDEEIVSAAKAGNDSATEYIIEKYKNLVKSRARTYFLIGAAQEDIVQEGMIGLFKAVRDFNGSKTASFKAFAELCITRQIITAIKTATRQKHIPLNSYISLNRPVFDDDAEQTLLDTISEKKVFDPEEIVITKEHFMSLREKMSKNLSKLEWNVLSLYLDGKSYVEIAKIVKKSEKSIDNALQRIKRKVAKFLQ
- a CDS encoding stage III sporulation protein AA yields the protein MICTYDLRGVLPFVSPRIREVLKKIENFDNVCEIRIGKNMPLSLSLVRGAVFVSENGKFLNSPCGAFIADGRDIEKTLELMTNGSVYAVADEIKNGFITLDGGYRVGICGSAVLNGGKVSYIKDISFLNIRIKREVFGCADKLAEYITDGGGIKSTLIIGGPHSGKTTVIRDLARILSDRFLYRVAVADERGEIAASVNGTAKNNVGALTCVMNMCPKRDALNMLVRSLAPEVIIVDEIGSDADFFAVKNAVMSGVSVVAAKHGASFSDAEKFLKIFGCAALLSRENVGQIQKIIQTGDKYA
- a CDS encoding stage III sporulation protein AB; this translates as MLKFLSCALVLFSSTFLGFLKAADFEKREKILRCFISDLEFIKNEITHLKTPIFEVLQKLGNSNGETGAFYREVAEKFVQNKDMPLSEIFDAETDKINEYFPLKKGDGDGLHFLARSLGKSDTDGQSALILQAERALNMRLDEAVSDKNKNARLYKSLGFYFGILLVIMFF
- the spoIIIAC gene encoding stage III sporulation protein AC, encoding MSVDLIFQIAAIGILVSVLNQVLIRSGREEQAMMTTLAGLIFVLLIIVRQISMLFETVKSVFGL
- the spoIIIAD gene encoding stage III sporulation protein AD; protein product: MEAVKISAAAVVGVLLITAIKPFRKDFAVALSILTGIVIFGYIFVYLKSAVGTVGDIMARFNINGTAVEVIFKIICVAYICEFASGICKDAGEGAVASKVETGGKLIIVYLSMPIITSLIDLLANFL
- a CDS encoding stage III sporulation protein AE produces the protein MKKPMKLFVKFLISCLAVLCVFSLSQSCFADSVSDEFFGSDAVDIIGEKARNENTDKVYGGFDFAEFTKEILNGNVFQPKKIVGKAMKIIFGAVMENAHMLVVLIALALVGGIISNLQSSFNAKSTAETAFFAFYTMYSGILTVCVYNCLESARQTVEAQSAFLQAATPTYIGMMIASGSVLKSAASKPVILYFISLISIAVKDFFIPFSFMIFILSVINNLSGKMQITKLVSLLRLIVTRSLTALMTVFVTLLTLSGMSAQSADTLSVRAAKYAAQNFVPVVGNVLSSTIDTVYASASVLRSALGVAGIVTVALLCAYPVLKFGALIFLYKLAAAIIEPLADKRISNAVNEAANGISLLFSLLVCVAVVFSLSIAYLAEFAMGVG
- a CDS encoding stage III sporulation protein AF, producing MILSVLTEAVMPSGTFGKYVKTALGLVILVTLAYPALKFSDFDALYEKYAFYGGTPDAEETAVFDTEKIIKDEFERKICAVIQDDIKEKFSENCGISADYDGGKCTKIYISCGDGNFDKISGYISQKYGLQCAKNEKTGY